One Pseudomonas sp. MM213 genomic window, CGGTCAGCACGGCAAAACCAAGACCCAGACCGATGCGGCTGAGGCTCGCGCCCAAGTGCTGCCACAACGTCGAATCCATGTAGCCGGTGGTCACCAGCAGCCAGCCTTTTTGCAGCACGGCGGACGGTGGCGGCAGGAACAGCGGTTCGATCATTCCTGTGGCGGTAACGGCCCACCACAGGGCAACCAACGCGACCAGGGTCAGCACGCTGATCCAGCGAGTACTGAGGCGGCGCCGAACAGGAATCACCGTCGAACCCGGTTTCACCGTCACGGCCGGAATTTCATAGCTGCTCATGCGCGCTCCTGCCGCGTGGCGGCGCTGCGTTGGGAGAACACTTTGGCGAGTACGTGTTCGCGGGTTTCGATAAAGCGCGGGTCGGATTTGATCGCCCGTGCGGACTCGCCGGCGGCGTAACGCTGACCGAAATCGAGGCTCAGGCGCTCGACGATTTGCCCGGGATTTGGCGCCAGCAGAATCAGGTCCGTGGCGAGAAATACCGCTTCTTCAATGTCGTGGGTAATCAGGAATACGGGTTTGGCGGTGCGCTGCCAGACTTGCAGCAGCAGCTCCTGCATCTGTTCGCGGGTGAAGGCGTCGAGGGCGCCGAAAGGTTCGTCCATCAACAACACGCGAGGGTCGGCGGCGAGCGCACGGGCCAGGCCGACACGCTGCTTCTGGCCACCGGACAGCTGCCAGATCCGCCGATTTTCGAAACCGGAAAGGTCCACCAGTGCGAGCATTTCCCGAGCGCGGATTTCACGTTTGTCCCGGGAGACACCGGCCAGTTCCAGACCGAAACCGACGTTGGCCAACACGTCTTGCCAAGGCAGCAGCGCGTCGTCCTGAAACACCACGCCGCGTTCGGCGCTCGGGCCTTTGACCGGCACGCCATCGAGGGTGATGCGCCCGGCGCTGGGCTCGACGAAACCGGCAATCAGGTTCAACAGCGAAGTCTTGCCACTGCCGGACGGGCCGAGGGCCACCAGCAATTGCTGGGGCCCAAGGCTCAAGGAAATATCCGCCAATACCGGTTCCGGGCTGCCGGGGTACTGTGCGCTGATGCGCTCCAGCTGTAGCAAGGCCATCGCAATTAACTCCCGATCAGTTGGTGATGAACTTGGCGCTGACGTACGGCGCGTAGTCCGGCAGCACGGCTT contains:
- the tauB gene encoding taurine ABC transporter ATP-binding subunit encodes the protein MALLQLERISAQYPGSPEPVLADISLSLGPQQLLVALGPSGSGKTSLLNLIAGFVEPSAGRITLDGVPVKGPSAERGVVFQDDALLPWQDVLANVGFGLELAGVSRDKREIRAREMLALVDLSGFENRRIWQLSGGQKQRVGLARALAADPRVLLMDEPFGALDAFTREQMQELLLQVWQRTAKPVFLITHDIEEAVFLATDLILLAPNPGQIVERLSLDFGQRYAAGESARAIKSDPRFIETREHVLAKVFSQRSAATRQERA